GTGATGAATATTTTGCCCAAACTCTTCTAGTCGATCTTTACTGAATCAAATCAAGGATATTGCTAGACCAACACAGAACCGAAGTTATTGTAACAAAGAATGTTCCTAAGATCATTTCACCTCCATTGTTTCTCCATAAAAGATGACAAAGACCTCGAAAACTGCTTCACAAACGATTCTGATGACGTCTCCTTATCCACACTCTCCTCATCTTTATCTCTCCAGAACTTAAGAATAATAAGATTCTCCTCTTCTGTCGACCTCTGCACCACGATCCTCGACGCATAACCTCTCTTCCTCATCCCCAAACAAATCTCCGACGGGTAATTCGAAGTCAACGTCACCAAATAAAACCACCCCTTCTCAGAAAGCAAACGATCAACAACAGGCAAGACTCTATCGATAACACTCCTCCCATTCTCCCCTCCAGCCCAAGCAGAGGCTATACCTTCCATACCAACCTCATACTCAGGCGTGGGAACGTAAGGAGGGTTCACCACCATCACATCTACCAACCCAGCGAGTCTCTCCTCCAGACAAGAAGCTATGTCTGTGCAGACAACCTCAGCAGAGACACCATGAGCTTGTAAAGTCTCGTTTGTTACTCTTGCGGCGATCTGGTTTGTGTCTGTGGCTAGGTAATGAACATTGGGAAGCTTCTCtttgaggaggaggatgagTGAAGTGATGACGTATCCGCTTCCGCAGCCAATCTCCATACAAACCTTGGGATCGTGGTTTATCAGGTTGGTTTGGTCAGCGAGTAATGCGTCAACTAGAGCAAATGAATCGTCACAGGGCTCGTAGACCTCACGATGCGAGCTTACACGCATGATGTCAGCGGTTCTTGATGTCATCTCGGACATAACAGTCTACAAATGGACCAAAAGGTTCTAACTTTGAGAATGTGTCTTAAAGCAAAATCATTCAAAACTAGGATTGGaattgaaagtttgaaactttacgatTCTCAGATCATTTTCGTGAATCATCAGACATGAATACAATATGAGATTAATCGTGGGTGATTCCTACACTCGAGAAGGAGTTCTAAGTGAGAAAGAGAGTTACCCACTGAAGATTAAAGGCGTAAAGGATCGAGCTTTTGGTGAAACGGCGTTTTGGGTAGTCTTGGGAAACTTCGAGGAGGGTAGATTTCACCGAACAAGGAGGCGACGGCGACGGCGACGGCGGAATGAAACAAGAGAGTgtgcagaagaagaaaaaggttGGATTATAGAGTATAATTAAATCTTCCATTACATCTAATCAGTTGAGTTAAGAGTGAGCCGTGTAATGGGCCTTTTAGGCCCATTAAGTCGGACGATTGAGAAATAGCAAATACTCTTGCTCCCAAGTATAACCACCACTACAAAGTAAATAGGGAAATTGCCCCCTAtgataaccaaaaaaattataattcattatctagctaaaaaaaaaactgactaTGATATTCAATCTATTTTCTATCTTATTTGCTAAAATACCCTTCAAAACAACCGACACCACTGTTTCCTATTTTCTATtaactttcttctttttcattttttccctTCTCTTTTCAGATCACCACTTCTTACAATCATATCtctgtttttataatttgttttcattttgaaTCTTGCAAAGCAGGTTGAAATTATTGCATCATCGAATATTATACAAATCTAGTTGTGAAGAATGACTACGGCGGCCGACACAGTAAATATGTAGTGGTGTCATAAAAGAAGAGTTGATAACTCGTCGAATCTATATGGTAGCGAAGAAGAGATGAATGTGTATGATCACcatgtctgaaaaaaaaaagaaaaagtgatgaagaagatgaactcgCCGACTGAAAATAAATTATGGTATAGTATTGTTCTTTAGGTATATTGTATAATTGCTTGTAATACGAATTTTGTCTTGTTCGAATGGTTGACAAAAGCTAAGATCATGCCTAattcaaagatatttttttcatcaacaaaagttcttattttttctcatattattttatatatgatgtTCAACTAATGCAAATAGAATGAACCATTtttctatactattttataaatgGCCCATACTATATATtgtacatgaaaaataaaatattaaaaagtagtATATATTTctgattttagttttattaaaaaattataggcCACTCATATCCATACCATAAAATTTAAACACGTGATTAGGTAAAAATAGAATACTTGTATCAACTAATTTCCACATGTTTTTACTGAATACCATGAAACCGTATGCGATTATTAGAACTGTAGCGTATCTTATGTAAAATATCTTCTAGTAAATAGTATGCATCTATACATATATACCATCTGAAACACGGAGGAGATGACTATACCATGTGAAACACAGACGTCATCTCGCTTCACTCTACGTGACCGAATACTTGTACTTAAAAAGGACAAAACCGGGCCTTTATTAGGCTAATTGTCATCGACTTAATTATATCAAAATCATCGGTATATTCTTCATTTCTCTTTGTGTTTTGTATATACACCAAATTCTCCGTAAATAGATAATggttattaatcttttttttttggggtcaaataAAGGTTAGTTAATGTTAGACTGTTCTAATATTGACAACAGAGTTTTGagttttacttctttttttttttggtattctaTGCTCTAAaagtatttttctaaaaatataaatctatatacTTGATTTAGGAGGTAATTCTgttaattatgtaaaaaaagGATAATTTTATCTATACTGGTTTAGGAAAATAGATATGAACATATCTATATAAACCCTTGTAGTCCGAAGAACAAACATATAAAAACACAAGATTAAAATTTGTTCTTGAGTAGCAGGAGAATCATGAAAACTTTGGTGATTTGCTTATTGATGATTAGTAGTGTTGTGATAATAGGAAATGTAGCAGAGGTTTCTGCTGGTAAAGGTAAGTATTTAGATCCAGGGGTGCTTGACCGTTGCTTGGGCTCTAACCCGCCACCCAAATGTCATATTCCCGATCCCAAGGACAAAACTCGTCCACCTTCTCACGACTATCGTCGTGGTTGCCTCGAAAGTCAACACTGCCGTCCGACTAAAACCTCAGATGGTGTTTAACCGAAAACCCCCTTACACATGATTTTTGATACTATATTTACATATAGATAAAGATTATGCATtgtgtaatatattattattattattattattattattattattatcatatgtacaattttgtttcagttttcgGACTaatttttcaagtattttttggtATGCAATTTTCAACATAAGTTTGGAATAATGTATTGTGATAAATGTATCGATCAATTACcttcaaataatataatataaatttattattcacagatatttatattagtaaaaataaccaaaataattagaataatattattaaattttgaaaagtaaCGAACTTACATAcataattgtatatataaacaGCAACTGGTTTTTAACATTTGAACATACCTATGGATttgtttcagaatttttcaccAATTAGTATAGGTGatatttaaacaaatttctTTTAATTCTTTCATAAATCCTATAAATAtttccgaaaatatatatatgaaaataaatcaaaactggATCCATATATCATATTTAATTTCACTTACTCAGATTTggatataaaattttttatagtCCAATTAAAGATTAAGATATCGGATCCACAGTGAATCttgcatcatatatatatatatatatatatatatatatatatatatattatttttgctagtactctttccatttcatAATATAATCAATTTgggtaaaaattatttttaactcaTCATAGTTGTAGAGTCAATAaccaattttaattaatatagtatatatatatatatatatatatgtgtgtgtgtgtgtaaaaattagttcaatGAATGATATTCAcctctcttttattttctttacaaTACATCATTTGGAGCAATATGACGCAATGAAACAACACTTTACAGAATAGTAAGAAATCAAAAGCTATAGGAAAGGATTACCGAGATGAAAGATGATTACATGtcacatttataaatgattaggTGGATCGTTTCCATGATGAGCAGATCTAGAAACACTCCCTCTAAAGCCGATCTTCATTCCTTTGTTGAGATGTATATTTCCAATCcctttttctatttataattcgATAAACCATGCATGAAACGAAACAGTGAACATAATTTCAGTGTATGTATGCACATATTAACAATTgcataatttctatataaacaCACAACTAATTGTTACTAGTTTAGTTACCACATCTTATGGTGTTcctaaaaatcaattttataagaGAAAAGTGATGGAAACTTACTTGTCGTGCGAGATGGGTAAGTTACTCTGGCCAAAGTTGGGTTTAGTGTGATAGACAAGAGGAGCATCAAACCAATTAGCAAACCTAACTTCCAATTCATctcttttattttgaaagaaCGTTTGATGCTGGCCTTATAATATAGAAAGAGAAATCTGTTGCGGTGGAGCTGTCAATCATTTACAATGAATGATGCTTCTCAGAAGTAACGTCAATTAATATAAAGTTTGAATAATCATTTGGACCTTTTGTTTTATCGATCAAGTTATGCGAGGTTGTTTAGTTTAATGAAGTCAAATTAGACTACAGGGTGGCATGTTTAATCTATATACATAAATCATCCATCACAATGAAACATATGTTTAGTTTCAAAAGAAAAGTAGGCACCATTTTCTCAATATTTTTTCGTTGAATTAACTAACACCTTTTctccattttttgtttttgttagatATAGACTCGCGCATGTTCCATGACCAACATAAATTACTATAGGATTATGCAGCCGGGAAATTACACAGCTTTTGGAGTTGATCAAAAGTTATTAATTGGAGTTTTCCTCCTCTGCTTTCACAGTTAGACTTCAACTTTCAAACATTTGACCAAACAATATGTAAATTACTAATCCTTCTATAGTCCGGGTATGAAGAGTTCAATTGAAACTCTTCATACATCCAAATGCGCATACATGTCAATCCAACATCCACGATCCATAGACGGCAGCTCTCATGCTTCATCTCCCGATACTTTCGCCTTGCTAACAGCATTAGTGATGGCCCGCAGATCCTGACTTACTAGGTGATGCTTCTATATTCACTGGTGGATAAATTAACTGtagttagtaaaataaaatggaaTATAGGGAGCAAAACCAGATGATAAATATTTGGAATTCCTTACAAAGTTTGCGGAATTGGTATGGCTGAGTTGAAGCTGCATAAGATGAAATCACCAAAGAGAGAACCAAAAACAAAGCAACCAACCACAAATTTCCCTTCATTTTATTCTGTCTTGATGGTGGTGTCGTAGGTGAAATTTATTCTGTTATGTAATATGTGGTTTTGTACCAAGTATAAATGACAACATAACTCATAAGGTGTATATATAATGAGCAGGTAGCGTGTGGGAAACATATAGCCTGACCTGAAGAAGAGTCATGGATACAGACAAACATGTACTTAATCTTTTACAATTCGTGAACTTGTTATGTCATTGTCCTTCATTTACGATGGGATTCATTGAACGCGACTAAGTCCCATGACTTTCcaataaacacacaagaagaccTGTTTAGTGGGGGAGCTTTGTTTCTGACACAAAAATTAGGGAAATTGTAtgatgtctgatttttcttttcgGTTTTTGATTCAGTTAATAGAACAATACAGCTGAGAACTGGAATCAATCATGATTCCTACAACTAAAGGAAAATGGAAAACGTTTGCGAACTGATATATCCTTAATTATACTATGATACGACTAACGTTATTTGcataaacaacaacaaagactAAGTCTCCAGAAATTTAACGTGAAATATTTTGCTTGTACAACTCAACCTTTATGCACACATCATCAATTGTGGTGTCATCAGCCGAGAATGTTCAAAATCACGAATAAAAGACTAACTAATAAAATTTACGAGTGGTCTCTTAGTTCGTCGCCTTTTGCTATCTAGCAACATTGGTCCGCCGGTGGTGAAAAACTACGTGGTGCGCCGATCTAAactatatacattaatattagttataagttgaataaagagaaaaaatacAGAAAACCACATATATAgcaatattagattttattaactatttttaaatggaGGTTTTTCGTATGTATTACTCGCTAAGTTTACGGATTTGGTATGGCTGAGACGAAACCATATAAGATGACGAGATCCCcaaagagagaaacaaaaataaagcaaTGAACCACAACTTTCTCTTCATTTCTTCTGATTTGTATTTGCTTGTTGTACGTTATTAAAGTTTTAcgtatatatgtgtatttatATGAACCAAAGGTGTGACTATAATCATActcaatatttaattaaatgggTCTTTCTGCATTCATCTTTACTTCGAAGCGGTGATGATACACAGTCTTCAAgatataatcttttatgtttCATAGATTTTTTTGGAGGGTAAGTTATGGAGGATATTGATTTAAAAAGTTATGGAGagtgaaattatatttttataatatgagtTTCAAATAACGCGTGAATTAACTCTGAAATgaacataaaatacatatatgactAGACGACTTTGAAGacgagaaaacaaacaaatgaagACCAGGTTTTGTACGTAGATGATTTAGTCTCTTTCTGTTTCAATAGTTAAGCTCATCCACACACACGTTTACAATTGAAGATTATGTAGtttctaaaacaaatatttaaatgcaattttgttgttgttgtagtaccTTTGCTAACGATGAAAAGAACTAGTCGACAGGAGTCGCAGTACATACTCACATTTCTTATCTTCGACTTCAAAATGAGTCCTTGTTGCACGTTATCAAAATGCTCTTACACATTTAATTTGAAGCCTCAAAGTTTTGAGTGTCTGATGGGTACATATGGAGAATATAGGTCCATTCCTAGATTATACTATAAATAacgtttcttcttcctcttgaaaTAGCTACATCTTATAAGTCCATGTTTAAACTGAAGTTATAAAGAACTCTTAGGTCATGAATGATTAATAAAGAGAGAAGTCATATTGTCGCAGCAAACTACAAAACATCCACGATTGATAGACGGCAGCTCTCATGCTGTATCTCCCACTGCTTTGGCCTTGCTAATGAGAGCAAACTTAGTCAAAGATAAATTTGAAATGAAATAGCTCATAAGAGTAGCTTTATTGTGCAAAACATAAATTAAGAACATAGAAAAGCTTAAGCTTGTTTTCAGGAAAAAAAGACACGATTTTATTACACATAGGTGAAGGAGTAGCTGCTATAGAGGCAGCCAAAGTTACTTTCTTCATCACattacaatcatatttatactaatgttCAACTTGCAAaagaaacctttttttttgtcactaatCAACttcattaaaaactaaaagtgGAGAATGAGCCCCGAGAGGCCCAGGCCCAATAGGTTTGTTACAACGGAAAAGAAGCTCGAAGAGTCTCTTTCGCTAAGGCATCATCCTCAGCGTTCAGAGATCGAGAGAAatgcaaaaacgaaattgaTGCAAGCTCAGTAGATATCGAACGGATGTCTTTCACAATCTCGATGATTTCCTTAGTCTGAGTGATGCTAGAGATTGCTCGTACGAGCGTTAGATTGTCGGAGAACACATCGAGGGCGGTGATCTCATGAGTGATCGCCATGCGGAGGGCTGATCTAATTGCGGAGGCTTCTGCGATTAGGGGTGATCAAATCGAGCGTTCAATCACTGATCCTTTGATTGGGAACTCGAGCTTTTGGCCTGAGAAAATCCAAGCCAAACCCGCTATCATATTGTCCTTGTTCCAAGCCACATCCGTCTTGCAGGTTACTCGATTTTCATCTGCAACCCCTCGAAAAGAATCTCGCGTTTGGCTACGGTCAGTATGAGATAAGTTGCTTCCTTTTTtgacttgtgcttgcgacgttGACCATTCTCTTGCTAACTTGATTCCCCTCAATGCTGTTTCCTCAGGAGTTTGGTATCGACCATCGAAGATCAAGGTGTTCTTGGACTTCCAAATAGACCACACTATCCAAGGGAGGATGTTTTGAGTAATACCTGAGGGCGGGAGACAAAAGATTTTCCTGAATTGGACTACAGCATCTGAGAATGTTGTGATTGCAGCTAGGTGAACTGCTCTGTGGAGGGGTATGAGTTCCCATACCTTCTGCGCATACTGACAGATAAAGAAACAATGTAAATCAGTCTCTGTTTCTTGGCACCTTACACATCCCGTTGCTGACGTTACTCCTCTTCTTTGcagatttgatccaagagagaTAGCTTTCTGGAGGATCGACCATAAGAAAGTTTTCATCTTTGGTGAGAATTTTCCTGCCCAAACATCTCTAATCCAACTGAATTCACCTTCTGCTCTTGCTAAACTTGTTTGATTTAGGGACATACTTGCAGCAAAGTAACCAGATTTTGTGGTGTACAGGCCCGATGAAGTCTGGTGCCAGATAAACGAGTCTTCCGCACCTGTTGAGCTTGGTTCGATACATAGAATCTGCGTTGAAAGATCGGATAAGAGTTCCTCGATTCTTTGCTTGTTCCATTTTAGCTCAGAAGTTAGAAGATCTGCCACTGTGAGGTCTAGGGCTGCTTCCTTGATAAGTCCCATAGACTTTAATACTCTATCCAGTGAGATCCATGAGTCCTTCCAGAGTCTGATAGTTTGACCACTTCCTATAGACTTTCCCAAATTCTCTCAAAATAGATCTCACCCATGGAGAATACTTCTCCACCCATGAGAGCAATTCTGTGTTGGTTCAATCTCTAGGAAGCTCttgtttttacaatattttgcCACTAGAATTCTACTTGCAAAAGAAACCTAGCACATGAATTTATATCATCATGTTGAGCTTGTTGGTATTGTCTTGAACTTAAGCAGCTTGTTTAACTGAAATAAtagtaaattttcaaattcgCCTAAACTCATCTAAAAtcactaaaatcaaattaaaatcactaaaatcaaattatttcaaatttaagaTTGAACAACTactatatttttgatttatgaaATCTCGAAAGCGTTAAAAAGTTCATTAGTAGGTTTTTGATAATCACATAAACATATCTCTGGCTTATATAAAGCAAAATGTTTCATACTGTTTCACGTATCCAAAAAGGAATAAAATGTATGGTTAGTTTAACGACTATAATATAGACAACTGCCTTACAATAATACTTCTTCCAAGATATCATTAATTAGTATAACgatttatatatttgaacaaaaaaCGACTATATATATAGACAACTGCCTTACAATAATACTTCTTCCATAATTTTAGTCTTTTAGATATCAGATGTCAAAGAGCATGAACGTCGTTATCTAGAGatgtatttttcatttttcaatgTGAACAAAAGATAAGGACAATCGTACGGTACATAtatgaataaacataaaaaatgagcACAAGTGTTTTCACTGACTTTTTTCAATGTTTTCTGatggagaaaagaaaagaaatgggcAGTCGAGAAAAGAATCAAAACATCGAGCCAATCGGCCATTAATTTTGTTCTTATCATCTTCACTTAAAGTACATAGTATAAGGTTCATACCATATTAAATTATAAGAACATATATGACGCATTAGACTGCATTTGGGACTGCGGCTAGAGACGGCGGCTCCCTCCCACCAAATTGACGATCGCGTGGAGATTTACTTGGAAGTACTTCAATCTTCTTTATCTTGCGAATGTGAATCGTTTCTtctatgttttcttcttctagaAAGTTTCAAGTATGAATATAAGAATATTATATAACAGTAGAAATAACATACATGTAAATGTAGCAAATATGTTATATGATAATATGAAGCTTTTTACTCTCTTTTTGAAGTTTCATTAGTAGTAACCTAATAACTTCTCATCATGCATAGAGGAAAGAGGATAAAAGTATTAATAATACTTACTGGAGTTGTATAACTGAGTTATAACGACGTATGATGAAATTGCCAAAGAAAGAATCAAAAGCGAAACAATCAAACATAACCTTCCCTTCATCCTTCTGGTGATACGTTCAATCAGATATGCAACTTCAGggttttatcataaagtttgcAGGTctttatacataaaatatagtACAGAACTGATATAAACATAAAGTCAATATCTATGTTTGCGAGGAAGAGGTTAGACTATATGCACGCTTTTTGGTTCAAGCaaaagtttactattttttaatttaattatccaTCAAATTTTTGCAAGTTGATTAAAAGCAGCATGCATGAAATCTCTTatgattattaaaataaaataataataaacagagAGAGAAAATTGGTAAgagatttttttgaaaagtttttcaAATGATTAAGATACTATACCGTCAATTGCtctatttctattaattaattaatttatttaaaattttagttacaaaataaaaatatattaatactatATTTGTGAGATACGTTAAATGGGTATATACAGATTCTGATGCTCTAAGTtttagaattaattaatttcataataaCGATTGTTTTATTCCAGCTAATCTAAAATAATGGAGTACTATTGAAGCATATATGCAAGtcaaacaaaaatgtttttttccaaGCAATGTACTAATATGCCTTGGTTGGTCCGTCCAACGACCCTAACCGACGTTTGGGGAACCTCCTCCTCATACGGATTCTGAGCCTTGGCCCCCACGCTTCGACACACTTCCTGGTGTTTCgatcttctttgttttgtgAATATGAATCATTTCTCTTATTTCGTCTTACACAAAATTAATGTAAGAAATTATATGTTAGTACATTCCTTagcttacttttttttttgtaattttatcaACTTTGGTGCGATAACTGTTCTAATGAACTTATGGTGATATCGTATATAGATTCCTTAAGGTCTTTGGCTACCGCATACATTGAAAAACATAAAGCAACTCGGATGGTAAATATTGTAGTACTCACTGATTTTGCGAGTTTATATGGCTGAACTAAGATCATCTTAAGTGAAAACAACAAAGAGAAACCAAAAGTGAAGCAATAAACCACAACtttctcttcatttttgtttttgttttctattgtattgtttatgttttgttttgttttgtttgtatgGCATACACGTGTGTATTTcttttaaatcaaacatatataattagaaatttccTTTTATGTTATTATATGAAAGCTTTTATACGATATTTTGTCAATTCTATTAGTTTAAAATGTCGACGACGGGAAGGCTTCATAAAGAAAATAGTGTCAACCTAAAAGCATGGATTGTAATTTGTACATTTGAACTAAAATCTATgtttcaaaattcaaataacGCGTGAATGAACTCTAAAATGAACATAAAATACAGATATGACTAAAGAAGActttgaagaaaaaaacaaaagaagactAGGTCTCGATTCTGGTTGTACGGGGATGATTTACTCAATCTTTCTGTTTGAATAGTTAAGCTCATCCACACAcgtttacaaatatttaatgcaATATTGTTATTATActt
The Brassica napus cultivar Da-Ae chromosome A1, Da-Ae, whole genome shotgun sequence DNA segment above includes these coding regions:
- the LOC111200718 gene encoding uncharacterized protein LOC111200718, coding for MKGNLWLVALFLVLSLVISSYAASTQPYQFRKLLNIEASPSKSGSAGHH
- the LOC106351694 gene encoding uncharacterized protein LOC106351694; translation: MNWKLGLLIGLMLLLSITLNPTLARVTYPSRTTKKGIGNIHLNKGMKIGFRGSVSRSAHHGNDPPNHL